In Patescibacteria group bacterium, one DNA window encodes the following:
- a CDS encoding GspE/PulE family protein: protein MPRREQPKTEFLKSLLQEKVITLDAYQQLIKEETIDAVEGILAAQGGIPEEVLAKARGKAFGFPYEDLIGRKIDQKVLKNIPLEVAVHYQVAAYDLKGDVLSVALINATDLKAQEAVEFLVRERGLKVHYAITTLSAYQGIIKQYGSLGTEAKEALDVAAGKFAPSAKEKMEGMEEVVKSAPVSKMLSVILKHAVEARASDIHIEPVFNETRVRYRIDGELHTSLVLPKYIHSAIVSRVKVLANLRIDETRVPQDGRIRLEIEGREIDFRISTLPLYSNEKVVMRILDTAEGVPTLEGLGFDGKNFAIMKDNIDKPHGMFLVTGPTGSGKSTTLYAILNVLNSEGVNIVTLEDPVEYYLKGVNQSQVRPEVGFTFASGLRSILRQDPDTVMVGEIRDNETAELAIHAALTGHIVLSTLHTNDAFGAIPRFIDMKVEPFLIASTLNVVVAQRLVRKMCQFCKEPLEVPDNLMQEVRKELESVRASLPETVKLDAPLTFWRGKGCQRCNGEGYAGRTAIGEVLGVNKELKTIIANGAKYDQIRDAFNRQGMLTLKQDGILKAIAGSTTIEEVLSATKE from the coding sequence AAGGTTATTACGCTTGATGCGTATCAGCAGCTCATTAAAGAAGAAACCATCGATGCGGTGGAGGGCATCCTGGCCGCGCAAGGAGGGATACCCGAGGAGGTGCTTGCCAAGGCGCGGGGAAAAGCATTTGGATTTCCGTATGAAGACCTCATCGGCCGCAAGATAGACCAAAAAGTGCTGAAAAACATCCCCCTAGAGGTAGCGGTGCATTACCAAGTCGCGGCGTATGACCTCAAAGGGGACGTGCTCTCGGTCGCACTCATCAATGCGACGGACCTTAAAGCCCAGGAAGCAGTAGAATTTCTCGTGCGCGAGAGAGGCTTAAAGGTGCATTATGCGATCACCACCCTAAGTGCTTACCAAGGAATCATAAAGCAATATGGAAGCCTTGGCACTGAAGCGAAAGAGGCGCTGGATGTCGCGGCCGGTAAATTTGCGCCATCCGCGAAGGAAAAAATGGAGGGTATGGAGGAGGTGGTGAAATCCGCCCCGGTATCAAAGATGCTTTCGGTAATATTGAAGCACGCGGTAGAAGCAAGAGCTTCCGACATCCACATAGAGCCCGTGTTTAATGAAACCCGCGTGCGATACCGCATTGATGGCGAGCTTCATACCTCGCTCGTGCTTCCTAAATACATCCATTCGGCGATTGTCTCGCGCGTAAAGGTGCTCGCGAACTTGAGGATTGATGAAACCCGCGTGCCCCAGGACGGGCGCATTAGGCTTGAGATCGAGGGAAGGGAAATAGATTTCCGTATTTCCACTTTACCGCTTTATAGCAATGAAAAGGTGGTGATGCGTATCCTCGATACCGCCGAAGGGGTGCCTACCCTTGAGGGTTTAGGATTTGACGGGAAGAACTTTGCTATCATGAAAGATAACATTGATAAGCCGCATGGCATGTTTCTGGTCACGGGGCCTACAGGGAGCGGTAAATCCACCACCCTTTATGCAATTCTCAATGTGCTCAATAGCGAAGGGGTGAATATTGTCACCCTGGAAGATCCTGTGGAGTACTACCTGAAAGGGGTTAACCAATCTCAGGTGCGCCCCGAAGTGGGCTTTACGTTCGCTTCAGGGCTTCGTTCTATCCTTCGGCAGGATCCTGATACGGTCATGGTGGGAGAAATTCGCGATAATGAGACCGCAGAGCTTGCGATCCACGCGGCTTTGACAGGGCATATTGTGCTCTCCACACTTCACACCAATGATGCATTTGGCGCCATCCCGCGTTTTATTGATATGAAAGTGGAGCCGTTCCTCATCGCATCCACGCTTAATGTGGTGGTAGCCCAGCGTTTAGTGCGGAAGATGTGTCAATTCTGTAAGGAGCCTCTTGAGGTGCCTGATAATCTTATGCAAGAAGTGCGTAAGGAGCTTGAATCGGTGCGTGCGAGTCTCCCGGAGACTGTGAAGCTTGATGCGCCGTTAACGTTTTGGAGAGGTAAAGGGTGCCAGCGATGCAATGGGGAGGGGTATGCCGGACGGACTGCGATCGGTGAAGTTTTGGGCGTTAATAAAGAGCTGAAAACGATTATCGCTAACGGTGCGAAGTACGATCAGATTCGAGATGCATTCAATCGGCAGGGGATGCTTACCTTGAAGCAGGATGGCATCTTGAAGGCGATCGCGGGTTCCACGACCATAGAAGAAGTATTGAGCGCGACGAAGGAGTAA